In the genome of Pichia kudriavzevii chromosome 4, complete sequence, one region contains:
- a CDS encoding uncharacterized protein (PKUD0D04020; similar to Saccharomyces cerevisiae YGL141W (HUL5); ancestral locus Anc_2.335), whose amino-acid sequence MSFNFTGTTGRKRNINLGGRSLTTKNKSIFLKTAQLERERRERQRTEMQSAVFIQSACRRYLDLKRTRGALSESWGTDGSIGSFVFFFPYVVKEQDKNRSIEQLRIIESIVSGLSEHDLEKLIETLALTFTKLGDPSSSPVLSLSILKVMDVIFEKLPKFELHCSLAQQFAKCLLKAYIGELKQALYYIMKFSEHLPYTSSIETLTYKFIDPLADSSKNKWNIEYDKFLMYILKNPDSEQCFKTLDQTSAITLVVRLSESIHTYPELVISKEAIYPYFFRNVAFLLDLVDYPILVQSEEEMAVDYKSTLVIPNRDFESLKLLYETAEFDKFQRLQPSNDILLDYISSLLHFSSLIKNDRSNTLKLRVDLNWILRDKNSFLISECFNRLSVSKLANDFLNFAELQKFIKVQEYNKWWNAMLIFQEYLLNLLTFSTNENFFSLLVISKEQFLAYTNFLKVFVSEILLKYRDVKIENQSRKFFLSSFKKLLTLLHGLYMKDLKLKFTSDYNSKSYNNKGSFWILSKFDLDINSVVNIVPIIDQLHQSLLEYDEGEQENNEENDYLREPHLLSFLKSSPPKKVIDSLYLLTYAPYMIPFEKRAEIFHAFIEYDKRDNDINSWFPTKIEGVISRDNILFDAYKYYGKTRGKDFKRPFAVQFINHFGEAEAGIDGGGLTKELLTSVVSCAMTPSESNRQANRGLEFFRIGTDYHLYFNPEFYFKLYYEREQHSKVPYACSNEEYLHMCHFLGMVIGKCLYSNILLDVSFTSFFLITCAKMGGQYFRNLVGDKVDFIGYSVSLDELKNIDEALYQSVNYILKQTEESKFKSMGIQFSVDDEFYDINGKNYHVSIPLLRNKDGSVVEVTNGNKMQFARMLASFKLSKQNKLEMKSFVDGLFQVIRPHWLLLFNPIELQTLISGDDEIDIEDLRRNVVYGGGYTEEDQTIKDLFEILHEFNHENRSKFIKYVTSSSKQPLLGFKELDPHFGIFNAGADTNRLPTASTCVNLLKLPNYKDKDQLRRKLLYAITSNAGFDLS is encoded by the coding sequence ATGAGCTTCAATTTTACAGGTACGACTGGACGGAAAAGGAACATAAATCTTGGAGGTAGGTCTCTAACGACTAAGAATAAATCAATATTCCTAAAAACTGCTCAATTAGAACGTGAAAGGAGAGAACGACAACGGACGGAAATGCAATCGGCAGTTTTCATTCAATCTGCATGCAGAAGATATCTGGATTTAAAGAGAACCAGAGGAGCATTATCCGAATCGTGGGGTACTGATGGTTCTATTGGatcatttgtattttttttcccctaTGTGGTCAAGGAACAAGATAAGAACAGGTCAATCGAACAACTGAGGATAATTGAAAGCATAGTTAGCGGGTTAAGTGAACACGACTTAGAAAAACTGATAGAAACATTAGCTTTGACATTTACAAAACTGGGTGATCCATCTTCCAGCCCCGTATTATCGTTGAGTATATTAAAAGTGATGGATGTgatttttgagaaattgccGAAGTTTGAACTTCACTGCTCACTAGCTCAACAATTTGCGAAATGCTTGCTAAAAGCATACATTGGGGAACTTAAGCAGGCTTTGTATTACATAATGAAGTTTTCTGAACATTTACCATATACCAGCTCGATTGAAACGCTTACATACAAATTTATTGATCCACTAGCAGACTCATCGAAGAATAAATGGAATATTGAGTACGACAAGTTTCTCATGtacattttgaaaaatcctGATTCGGAGCAATGTTTTAAAACACTTGATCAAACATCGGCTATTACTTTAGTTGTAAGATTGTCAGAGTCAATTCACACATATCCTGAGTTGGTGATAAGTAAAGAAGCAATATATCCGTACTTTTTCCGAAATGTTGCATTTTTGCTTGATTTAGTGGACTATCCTATATTGGTACAATCAGAAGAGGAAATGGCTGTCGACTACAAGAGCACGTTAGTTATACCCAATCGTGATTTCGAATCCCTCAAGTTATTGTACGAAACAGCGGAGTTTGATAAGTTTCAACGTCTTCAACCTAGTAATGATATACTTTTGGATTATATTTCATCTTTGTTGCATTTTAGTTCGTTAATTAAGAACGACAGAAGTAATACTCTCAAATTGCGTGTTGACTTGAACTGGATTCTTAGAGACAAAAATAGTTTTTTAATTAGTGAATGCTTCAACCGATTGTCGGTTTCCAAATTGGCGAATGACTTTCTGAATTTTGCAGAGCTGCAAAAGTTCATTAAAGTTCAGGAATATAATAAATGGTGGAATGCTATGTTGATATTTCAAGAATATTTACTTAATCTCCTAACTTTTTCAACTAATGAgaattttttcagtttattAGTGATTTCAAAGGAGCAATTTTTAGCCTACACCAACTTTTTGAAAGTGTTTGTTAGTGAAATCCTACTCAAATATAGAGATGTTaagattgaaaatcaaagtaGAAAGTTCTTTTTGTCGTCTTTCAAAAAGCTACTAACATTACTTCACGGACTTTACATGAAAGActtaaagttgaaattCACAAGCGATTATAACTCTAAAAGCTATAACAATAAAGGTAGCTTTTGGATATTATCGAAATTTGATCTTGATATTAATTCAGTGGTCAATATTGTTCCAATAATTGATCAATTGCATCAGTCCTTGTTGGAGTATGATGAAGGcgaacaagaaaataacGAAGAGAATGATTATCTAAGGGAACCACATCTTCTTAGTTTTCTTAAATCTTCCCCACCAAAGAAGGTGATTGATTCATTGTACCTACTCACATATGCACCGTACATGATACCATTTGAGAAAAGAGCAGAGATTTTCCATGCATTTATTGAGTATGATAAAAGGGATAATGACATCAATTCATGGTTCCCCACAAAAATTGAGGGGGTTATTTCAAGGGATAATATCTTGTTTGACGCATACAAGTATTATGGGAAAACCAGGGGAAAAGACTTCAAACGGCCTTTTGCAgttcaattcatcaaccATTTTGGAGAAGCGGAAGCGGGTATTGATGGAGGAGGACTAACAAAGGAACTCTTGACGAGTGTTGTATCATGCGCAATGACTCCTTCTGAGAGTAACCGCCAGGCTAACAGAGGTTTAGAGTTTTTCAGGATAGGCACTGATTACCATTTATATTTCAATCCGGAGTTTTATTTCAAACTATACTACGAAAGAGAACAGCACAGCAAAGTGCCATATGCATGCAGTAACGAAGAATATTTGCACATGTGTCATTTCTTGGGTATGGTTATTGGGAAATGTTTGTATAGCAATATATTACTTGACGTTTCCTTTACATCATTCTTTTTAATTACATGTGCTAAAATGGGAGGTCAATATTTCAGAAATTTAGTTGGTGATAAAGTAGATTTTATCGGTTATTCTGTATCTCTTGATGAGTTAAAGAATATTGACGAAGCTTTATATCAAAGTGTCAATTATATTCTAAAACAAACAGAGGAATCCAAGTTCAAAAGTATGGGTATCCAATTTTCAGTTGACGACGAGTTTTATGATATTAATGGGAAAAACTATCATGTTAGTATTCCCTTATTGAGAAATAAAGATGGATCAGTAGTTGAAGTGACGAATGGCAACAAAATGCAATTTGCTAGAATGTTAGCAAGCTTCAAACTATCTAAGCAAAACAAACTCGAGATGAAGTCGTTTGTGGATGGACTATTCCAAGTAATAAGACCTCATTGGCTACTCTTATTCAACCCCATAGAACTACAAACCCTAATATctggtgatgatgaaatcgaCATTGAAGATTTGAGAAGGAATGTTGTTTACGGAGGGGGTTACACAGAAGAAGACCAAACAATCAAGGATTTGTTTGAGATATTGCACGAGTTTAATCATGAAAACCGAtccaaatttatcaaatacGTCACCTCCTCCTCGAAACAACCGTTATTAGGCTTCAAAGAGCTTGATCCACATTTTGGGATATTCAATGCCGGTGCAGACACCAATAGGCTTCCAACAGCATCTACTTGTGTGAACCTCTTGAAACTCCCCAATTATAAAGACAAAGACCAACTACGAAGGAAACTTCTTTATGCCATCACTAGCAATGCCGGATTTGACCTTTCATAG
- a CDS encoding uncharacterized protein (PKUD0D04030; similar to Saccharomyces cerevisiae YDL102W (POL3); ancestral locus Anc_2.351) has product METRLNELNYRPRQSRSSKKKGKKPYSFYNMGTKREHDNELEVDIYELENSKKQLTPDVATKEGFIVPIKNPDITTQTIHKKLNSNETDAEPSTFEKELLTMTQNATNDPSTRSPMQVWTRPDLEHNFDPTTHEIIFQQLDAEETSIYVDGKEEGCVRFFGITDTGHSVLCNVLGFRHYFYVPAPRGFPSEFQEFTKYLQNQYSGMIEDVKIEMKESIWEYHGGQKIPFLKIILTNPRFAGKVRTGFERGEVQFRELFNPTGTISFDNLQYLLRMMVDCKITGMSWLSCPANRYTVIQPNEKVSTCQLEVSINYEDLISHKPEGKYLSMAPLRVLSFDIECAGRKGIFPEPEIDSVIQIANVVSKVGDSIPFIRNVFTVKSCSPIVGSEVFSYEDEGEMLMKWRDFIVKCDPDVIIGYNIVNFDLPYLINRAKALKLDKFPYFGRLFNSKQEIKDSVFSSRAYGTRESKVINTEGRMQLDLLQFIQREFKLRSYTLNAVSSHFLGEQKEDVHHSIITILQEGDSETRRRLAVYCLKDAFLPLRLMEKLMCLVNYTEMARVTGVPFSFLLSRGQQIKVISQLFRKCLDLDIVIPNMKTENVNEEYEGATVIEPVRGYYDVPIATLDFASLYPSIMMAHNLCYTTLLNKKTIERLGLKEGDDYTKTPSGEYFIKSHHRKGILPIILEELLGARKQAKRDLKNETDEFKKQVLNGRQLALKISANSVYGFTGANIGKLPCLQISSSVTAFGREMIEATKNAVQEKYSIKNGYKYDAKVIYGDTDSVMVKFGFPDIETCMKFGEEAAEYVSKLFIDPIKLEFEKVYFPYLLINKKRYAGLYWTNPNKFDKMDTKGIETVRRDNCRLVQNVITRVLELILEDRNVEEAEEYVKRTIADLLQNKVDLSQLVISKQLSRQDYANKQPHVELAERMRKRDAGSAPNVGDRVAYVIIKTAAGDKNYEKSEDPLYVLDHGLPIDTKYYLDNQLSKPLTRIFEPILGDKRTRELLHGSHTRIVKVGGGAKGGGLLMKFAKKSNSCKGCKANIPDNETLCKNCKSRSGEIYGAALAKMNVMEERFSKLWTECQRCQGSLYQEVLCENKDCPIFYMRTKAQKDVLHQSEELQKWDSSSW; this is encoded by the coding sequence atgGAGACACGACTTAATGAGCTGAATTACCGGCCAAGGCAAAGTAGAagctcaaaaaaaaagggaaagaaACCATACAGTTTTTACAATATGGGTACCAAGAGAGAACACGATAATGAGCTGGAGGTTGACATTTATGAACtggaaaattccaaaaagcAGTTGACCCCAGATGTTGCTACTAAGGAAGGATTTATTGTCCCCATCAAGAATCCAGATATTACCACACAAACTATCCACAAGAAGTTGAACAGCAATGAAACAGATGCTGAGCCCTcaacttttgaaaaggagCTTTTGACAATGACTCAAAATGCAACTAATGATCCAAGTACTAGATCACCCATGCAAGTTTGGACAAGACCTGATCTAGAACATAATTTTGATCCAACAACTCATGAAATTATATTCCAGCAACTAGACGCCGAAGAGACAAGTATTTACGTTGACGGTAAGGAGGAGGGTTGTGTCAGATTTTTTGGTATCACTGATACTGGTCATTCTGTGCTATGTAATGTTTTAGGATTCCGTCATTACTTTTATGTGCCTGCACCGCGTGGATTCCCATCAGAATTTCAGGAATTTACGAAGTACTTGCAAAATCAGTATTCTGGTATGATTGAAGATgttaaaattgaaatgaagGAAAGTATATGGGAATACCATGGAGGACAAAAAATCccttttttgaaaattataCTCACTAACCCTAGATTTGCAGGAAAGGTTCGTACAGGTTTTGAGAGGGGTGAAGTTCAATTCCGTGAACTATTCAATCCCACAGGTACAATCTCTTTTGATAATCTACAATATTTGCTAAGGATGATGGTTGATTGTAAAATCACGGGTATGAGTTGGTTATCGTGCCCGGCTAACAGATATACGGTGATTCAACCAAACGAAAAAGTTTCAACATGTCAATTGGAAGTCAGTATAAATTATGAAGATTTAATTAGTCACAAACCGGAGGGCAAGTATTTGTCGATGGCTCCTTTGAGAGTTTTGTCATTTGACATTGAATGTGCAGGTAGAAAAGGTATATTCCCAGAACCTGAGATTGATAGTGTCATTCAAATTGCTAATGTTGTAAGCAAGGTTGGTGATAGCATCCCATTTATTAGAAATGTCTTTACGGTTAAAAGCTGCTCTCCAATTGTTGGGTCAGAGGTCTTTAGTTATGAGGATGAGGGCGAAATGCTGATGAAATGGAGAGACTTCATAGTTAAATGTGATCCTGATGTTATTATTGGCTACAATATTGTCAACTTTGATTTGCCTTATTTGATTAATAGGGCAAAGGCTCTGAAGCTAGACAAGTTCCCATACTTTGGAAGGTTATTCAATTCGAAACAAGAAATTAAGGATTCTGTTTTCAGTTCTAGAGCGTATGGTACAAGAGAATCTAAAGTTATTAATACCGAAGGTAGGATGCAGTTGGATTTATTAcaatttattcaaagagAATTCAAGCTTAGATCATATACACTGAATGCGGTTTCTTCTCATTTCTTGGGTGAGCAAAAGGAGGATGTCCACCATTCTATTATCACAATATTACAAGAAGGTGACTCTGAAACACGAAGAAGATTGGCAGTTTATTGCTTGAAAGATGCTTTTTTGCCACTGAGATTAATGGAAAAATTGATGTGTTTAGTCAACTACACGGAAATGGCTAGAGTTACGGGTGTTCCCTTTTCGTTCTTGTTGAGCAGAGGACAACAGATCAAAGTTATATCACAACTATTTAGAAAATGCCTTGACCTAGATATTGTTATACCAAACATGAAGACAGAAAATGTTAatgaagaatatgaagGTGCAACTGTTATCGAGCCAGTTAGGGGGTATTATGATGTGCCTATTGCAACATTAGATTTTGCATCCTTGTATCCATCTATCATGATGGCACATAACCTATGTTATACAACATTGCTaaataagaaaacaattgaaaGATTGGGCCTCAAGGAAGGTGATGATTATACTAAAACACCAAGTGGTGAgtatttcatcaaaagCCACCATCGTAAAGGGATTTTACCAATTATTCTTGAAGAACTATTGGGGGCAAGAAAACAGGCCAAAAGggatttgaagaatgaaACTGATGAATTCAAAAAGCAAGTTTTGAATGGTAGACAATTGGCTCTAAAAATTTCTGCTAATTCTGTTTATGGGTTTACTGGTGCAAATATTGGTAAATTACCATGTTTACAAATTTCGTCAAGTGTTACGGCATTTGGTAGGGAAATGATTGAAGCCACGAAAAATGCTGTTCAAGAGAAATATAGTATCAAAAATGGATATAAGTATGATGCCAAGGTCATCTATGGTGATACAGATTCTGTTATGGTAAAGTTTGGATTTCCTGATATAGAGACATGTATGAAATTTGGAGAGGAAGCGGCAGAATATGTTTCCAAGTTATTCATTGATCCTATCAAGCTAGAATTTGAGAAGGTGTATTTCCCCTATTTATTGATCAATAAGAAGAGGTATGCCGGATTGTACTGGACCAATCCTAATAAGTTTGATAAAATGGATACAAAGGGTATCGAAACGGTTAGAAGAGATAACTGTAGGTTGGTTCAAAATGTCATCACGAGGGTCCTAGAATTGATACTAGAAGATAgaaatgttgaagaagctgaaGAGTATGTCAAAAGAACCATTGCTGATTTGTTGCAAAATAAGGTAGATTTATCTCAACTTGTTATATCGAAACAGTTGAGTAGGCAAGACTATGCAAACAAACAACCGCATGTCGAATTAGCAGAAAGAATGAGAAAGAGAGATGCAGGTAGTGCACCGAACGTTGGAGATAGAGTGGCGTATGTGATTATCAAAACTGCTGCCGGTGATAAAAATTACGAGAAGTCGGAGGATCCCCTGTACGTCTTAGATCATGGATTGCCTATTGATACCAAGTACTATCTGGATAATCAACTTAGTAAGCCACTAACTAGAATTTTCGAGCCTATTTTAGGAGATAAGAGAACAAGGGAGTTACTACATGGGTCACATACAAGAATCGTCAAGGTTGGAGGAGGTGCAAAGGGTGGAGGgctattgatgaaatttgcaaagaaaTCCAATTCTTGTAAAGGATGCAAGGCCAACATTCCTGACAATGAAACATTGTGCAAGAACTGTAAGAGTCGGAGTGGTGAGATTTACGGTGCAGCGTTGGCCAAAATGAACGTTATGGAAGAGCGATTCAGCAAGCTATGGACTGAATGTCAAAGATGCCAGGGTTCACTCTATCAGGAGGTGCTCTGTGAGAACAAGGACTGTCCAATCTTCTACATGCGGACCAAGGCGCAAAAGGACGTCCTCCATCAAAGTGAGGAACTCCAAAAGTGGGACAGTTCAAGCTGGTAG